In Anthocerotibacter panamensis C109, the sequence TTATAGTCTCTCGGAGCACCTACAATTGCGGGCTGACGTTACGCCAATTCTCTTTGGTAACAATTCTGTCAACACGGCTACAGGGCTACCCAACAAAACCCTGGTCTACAATGCGGGCTTTCGCTATGTGGTCAACCCCCGGCTAGCCCTGGACGTCTTTGCCAGCAATAGCTACGGCAATACTGGCGTCGGTTCGGTTGTCGCCCGAGAAGACGTTGGTTTTGGGGCGTCGTTGACGTTTATCCCGGACAAGTTTTTCTTTTTTGACCTCGCTGCCAATCACAAATTCGACAAGTCCTTTGACCTTTCGGAGACTTCGGACCAGCGCAAAGCTTTTGTCCGAGGAGGCTTTACCTTTTTGGATGGCGGGACGGTCCCCGAGGGCAAGACCTACCTCCAGCTCAAAGGCACCAGCAATGGCTTTCTCGCCAGTATCCGCAATGGTACGTTGGATGATTTTGAGACGGGCTACTTCGTCAACTTCACCGCCAGTAGCGTCGATGAATCCGAGGCGGGCCTGAGCACTAAAGTCCGTTTCTTGAATCAGGCGGTGGGCGACCCCTTTACCCTGAGTGGCGTCTTCACCATCGGGCGCACCAGTGACCGCTTTATCAACTACGTCCGCGCTGACCGCAATGCCGTCAACACAGCCGAAGACCCCTTCAACGCGGGCCGGGGGGACCGCGGACCCATCCCACCCAATTTATTCGGACTCTTCACCGAACGCTTCGGCGAGACCCTCATCCTCACTCTTTCCGCCCCACTCCAACAGGTGACCGAGAACTATAGCTGGTGGGTGATTCCCAAGGCTAGCTATGTACAGCAGTCCTCCCGCCTCGGGGCTTCCGATGTCCAACTGGCCGGAGTCACGGTGGGCGGCTCGCTTCGCCTTAGCAAGAGCCTGGAATTGATGGGAGAGGTCACTCCTCTCATCCAGGGCAATAATATCCTGGTGGGCGACCGACGGCAGCAGACCTTGCCTTGGAGTGCTGGATTGCGCTGGACCTTCGATGGTGGCGGTGGCGCGGTTCCGGGCTTTGACCAGACGGCCAGTCTTGACCTCTATGTGACGAACAGTCTGGGCCTCTCTCCCTATCAGAGTCTGCGCGCTATCGCAGACAACGGACTTTCCGCTGGTTTGGGCTTAAATTTTCCCTTGCAGTTGCCCTTTTGATTATGGTGCTGAGTGATGTGCAACTACGGCTATCGTGGCTATCCCACCGGATGGGGGGAGCGTGGTAGCCGCTATCTCCCGCGAACCTAGCATCGAGCGTCCCTCGGTCCTGATTTTGAGCGATGGGCATGGGGAGGATTGGGTCGGTGCCCAGATCGCTCTGGCCCTCCAGAGCCTCCTGCCAGTAGAAATCCTGGCCCTCCCTCTCGTCGGCGAAGGGGAGCTTTACAGTCAGCGAAAATTGCCGGTGTGGGGCGGGCAGTGGCTCCCTTCCGGGGGGTTTACCTTCAAGCATTGGCCCGCGTTCTGGCAGGACCTCACAGGGGGGCTATTGAGCCATGGCTGGCGGTCGATCATGGGCTCACTGGCTCGGGCGAAGCAGGTGGACATGGTGCTGGCAGTAGGAGATGTCCTGCCCCTAGCACTTGCGGGGATGACGACGCGCCCTTATATCTTCATGGGCTGCACAAAGTCGGACTACTACTCGCCGGGGCGCAGTTGTTATTTTTGGCCGGAGCGGGCCTTGATGCGTCGTCCGCACTGCCTGCACACTTTCACCCGCGATAAGGCTACCGCTGAGCATCTCCAGGAACTGGGCGTACAAGCAAGTTTCTTGGGGAATCCGATGATGGACGGGCTAGCCGTAGACGGAGCAGCCCAACCTCTTCCTCCATGTACTGTGGGGCTTTTGCCGGGGTCTAGACCTGGTGAGACCCAGGCCAATTTCCTCTGCCTGTTGGCCTGTGTCCGCCGCATGCAGCCCTATAGCGAACAACCGATGCAGTTTATGGCAGCGCTCGCCCCCGGACTACCCCTGTCGTCCTTTGTAGAACCGGCTCTCCAAGCGGGTTGGGAATGGCAAGAGC encodes:
- a CDS encoding lipid-A-disaccharide synthase-related protein encodes the protein MAIPPDGGSVVAAISREPSIERPSVLILSDGHGEDWVGAQIALALQSLLPVEILALPLVGEGELYSQRKLPVWGGQWLPSGGFTFKHWPAFWQDLTGGLLSHGWRSIMGSLARAKQVDMVLAVGDVLPLALAGMTTRPYIFMGCTKSDYYSPGRSCYFWPERALMRRPHCLHTFTRDKATAEHLQELGVQASFLGNPMMDGLAVDGAAQPLPPCTVGLLPGSRPGETQANFLCLLACVRRMQPYSEQPMQFMAALAPGLPLSSFVEPALQAGWEWQEPYLVQGTTRVWLRCGAFSEVLRSSHLFLAMAGTATEQAVGLGRPVVTIPGQGPQFTLRFAQLQCQLLGESVLLCGSPDEAARRAWQVLHQPEQLARIRVNGQIRMGHPGAATGIARYVQKALNRSGSE